One region of Vescimonas fastidiosa genomic DNA includes:
- a CDS encoding plasmid mobilization protein, giving the protein MRKRYNTPHRSRVVKTRMTEEEYAEFAERLSAYNMSQAEFIRQAITGAAIRPIITVSPVNDELLAAVGKLTAEYGRIGGNLNQIARTLNEWHSPYPQLAGEVRAAVSDLAALKFEVLQKVGDAVGNIQTYQL; this is encoded by the coding sequence ATGCGAAAACGATATAACACGCCGCACCGCAGCCGGGTAGTCAAGACACGCATGACCGAGGAAGAATACGCCGAGTTTGCGGAAAGGCTTTCTGCTTACAACATGAGCCAAGCCGAGTTTATCCGGCAAGCCATAACCGGGGCAGCCATACGCCCCATCATAACCGTTTCCCCCGTCAATGACGAGTTGCTTGCCGCTGTCGGGAAGCTGACCGCCGAATACGGCAGGATCGGCGGCAACTTAAACCAGATAGCCCGGACGCTGAACGAGTGGCACAGCCCCTACCCGCAGCTTGCCGGGGAGGTACGGGCGGCGGTTTCCGACCTTGCTGCCCTAAAGTTTGAAGTCTTGCAGAAAGTGGGTGACGCTGTTGGCAACATTCAAACATATCAGCTCTAA
- the tet(40) gene encoding tetracycline efflux MFS transporter Tet(40), with protein MFAKNSKAYSVYLLFRFVSSLAVSMSTVLSIVYHLEVVQLDAFQLVLVGTVQETSCFLFEMPTGVVADLYSRRRSVLIGMFLYGLGFLMEGALPWFAPVLLAQVVWGCGDTFITGALEAWIASEEEDKPIDKVFLRGSQMGQIGGVLGVVLGTLLGNINLQMPVILGGSLCLLLGLVMVRIMPETNFSPAIEERQGLLKDFVCLFKLNLGFVKGAPVLLALLAITLCGGLASEGFDRLSTAHFLDDTVIPVIGPLNSVTWFGVISLIGNGLGILASQLLIARMEKKGTVSRTSVVMSTSAGYILFLVLFAVGRSFWFMLLVFLLAGLMRTIKEPVLAAWMNDQVDEKMRATVFSTSGQLDSFGQIIGGPIVGLVAQQVSIPWGLVCTAFLLLPALFLVPVAGKKRD; from the coding sequence ATGTTTGCTAAAAATTCAAAGGCATATTCTGTCTACCTGCTGTTCCGATTTGTCTCTTCCCTGGCGGTTTCTATGTCCACAGTGCTTTCCATCGTGTACCACCTGGAGGTGGTGCAGCTGGATGCTTTCCAGCTTGTCCTGGTAGGGACGGTTCAGGAGACCTCCTGCTTTCTGTTCGAGATGCCCACCGGTGTGGTGGCGGATTTGTATAGCCGTCGGCGCTCGGTGCTGATTGGAATGTTCCTCTACGGCCTGGGCTTTCTGATGGAGGGTGCGCTACCGTGGTTCGCGCCGGTTCTGCTGGCCCAGGTTGTCTGGGGTTGCGGTGATACCTTCATCACCGGCGCTCTGGAGGCGTGGATTGCCTCGGAGGAAGAGGACAAACCCATAGACAAGGTGTTCCTGCGGGGCAGTCAAATGGGGCAAATCGGCGGCGTTCTGGGCGTGGTGCTGGGCACACTGCTGGGAAACATAAACCTGCAAATGCCTGTCATCTTGGGGGGCAGTTTGTGCTTGTTGTTGGGGCTGGTGATGGTTCGCATCATGCCAGAAACCAACTTCTCCCCTGCTATTGAGGAACGGCAGGGCTTGCTTAAAGACTTTGTCTGCCTGTTCAAGCTCAACCTGGGCTTTGTGAAAGGCGCACCTGTGTTGCTGGCGCTCTTAGCAATCACACTATGCGGGGGACTTGCCAGTGAAGGCTTTGACCGGCTCTCCACCGCTCATTTTCTGGATGACACGGTAATACCCGTTATCGGGCCGCTGAACAGCGTCACTTGGTTCGGTGTTATCAGTCTTATCGGCAACGGCTTAGGTATTCTGGCTTCTCAGTTGCTCATCGCCCGCATGGAGAAAAAAGGGACTGTCAGCCGAACCAGTGTGGTCATGTCCACCAGCGCCGGGTATATCCTGTTCCTGGTTCTCTTCGCGGTGGGGCGGAGCTTTTGGTTCATGTTGTTGGTGTTCCTGCTGGCGGGGCTTATGCGCACCATCAAGGAGCCTGTGCTGGCCGCCTGGATGAACGACCAAGTGGATGAGAAAATGCGCGCCACAGTCTTTTCCACCAGCGGACAGCTGGACTCTTTCGGGCAGATCATCGGCGGGCCTATTGTGGGGCTGGTAGCCCAGCAGGTGTCCATACCCTGGGGGCTGGTCTGTACCGCTTTCCTGCTGTTGCCCGCGCTGTTCTTAGTGCCGGTGGCGGGAAAGAAGCGGGATTGA
- a CDS encoding VirD4-like conjugal transfer protein, CD1115 family, whose protein sequence is MQGQGRKAVHGVLQSAGRRRHDRRVQGIHCQTGQEGGTPLGAGKAATLQVAHSGGSGSGKTRFWLKPNLLQCTSKTYPTSFVVTDPKGDIVVSCGHALQKNGYQIKILNSLNFKKSMHYNPFAYIHSEKDILKLVTTLIANTKGEGKAGDDFWVKAETLLYTALIGYIHYEAPMEEQNFSTLIEFINAMEVREDDEDFKNPVDLMFDELKKRKPDHFAVRQYAKFKLSAGKTAKSILISCGARLAPFDIQELRELTAYDELQLDTLGDRKTALFIIMSDTDDTFNFLISMCYTQLFNLLCEKADDVYGGRLPVHVRCLIDEAANIGQIPRLEKLVATIRSREISCCLVLQAQSQLKALYKDSADTIVGNMDCSIFLGGKEPGTLKELAAALGKETIDSYNTGESRGREVSHSLNYQKLGKELMSVDELAVLDGGKCILQLRGVRPFLSNKYDLTKHPLYRYTADYDKKYAFDIERFLSHRLKLKPDDAVEVYQADLSGEPVA, encoded by the coding sequence ATTCAAGGTCAAGGGCGAAAAGCGGTACATGGTGTTCTTCAAAGCGCCGGACGCCGACGCCATGACCGCCGCGTTCAAGGAATACACTGCCAAACAGGTCAGGAAGGCGGAACGCCCCTCGGTGCTGGAAAAGCTGCAACACTTCAAGTCGCTCATTCAGGCGGCAGCGGTTCGGGCAAGACCCGCTTTTGGTTGAAGCCCAATCTGCTCCAATGCACATCAAAAACCTATCCCACCAGCTTCGTCGTCACCGATCCCAAAGGGGACATCGTGGTTTCCTGCGGCCATGCGCTGCAAAAGAACGGGTATCAGATCAAGATTCTCAATTCCCTGAACTTCAAGAAGTCCATGCACTACAACCCGTTCGCCTACATCCACTCGGAAAAGGACATTTTGAAGCTGGTCACGACGCTGATCGCCAACACCAAGGGCGAGGGCAAAGCCGGTGACGATTTCTGGGTGAAAGCGGAAACGCTGCTCTATACCGCCCTCATCGGCTACATCCACTATGAAGCGCCGATGGAGGAACAGAACTTCTCCACGCTCATTGAATTTATCAATGCGATGGAGGTGCGCGAGGACGATGAGGACTTCAAAAATCCGGTGGACTTGATGTTCGACGAGCTGAAAAAGCGCAAGCCAGACCACTTCGCCGTCCGCCAATATGCCAAATTCAAGCTAAGTGCCGGCAAGACCGCGAAAAGCATACTTATTTCCTGCGGCGCACGGCTTGCGCCCTTTGACATTCAGGAGCTTCGGGAGCTGACGGCCTATGACGAGCTGCAACTGGACACGCTGGGCGACCGGAAAACCGCCCTGTTCATCATCATGTCCGATACGGATGATACCTTTAACTTTCTCATTTCCATGTGCTATACCCAGCTTTTCAACCTGTTGTGTGAAAAGGCAGATGATGTGTACGGCGGGCGCTTGCCGGTTCATGTCCGCTGCCTCATTGACGAGGCCGCAAATATCGGCCAGATACCGCGACTTGAAAAGCTGGTTGCGACGATCCGTTCCAGAGAAATCTCCTGCTGCCTTGTCTTACAGGCACAGAGCCAGCTCAAAGCCCTGTATAAAGACAGCGCGGATACGATTGTCGGCAACATGGACTGCTCCATCTTCTTGGGTGGAAAGGAACCCGGTACGCTGAAAGAGCTGGCGGCGGCGCTGGGCAAGGAAACCATCGACAGCTATAACACCGGCGAGAGCCGTGGCCGCGAGGTTTCCCATTCGCTGAACTATCAGAAATTGGGCAAGGAGCTGATGAGCGTGGATGAGCTTGCCGTGCTGGATGGCGGCAAGTGCATCTTGCAGCTTCGCGGCGTCCGCCCGTTTCTGTCCAACAAATATGATCTCACCAAGCATCCCCTCTACCGCTACACAGCGGATTATGACAAGAAATACGCCTTTGACATAGAGCGTTTTCTGTCCCATCGCCTCAAGCTCAAGCCGGATGATGCAGTTGAGGTGTATCAGGCAGACCTTTCCGGTGAACCTGTCGCCTGA
- the tet(W) gene encoding tetracycline resistance ribosomal protection protein Tet(W): protein MKIINIGILAHVDAGKTTLTESLLYASGAISEPGSVEKGTTRTDTMFLERQRGITIQAAVTSFQWHRCKVNIVDTPGHMDFLAEVYRSLAVLDGAILVISAKDGVQAQTRILFHALRKMNIPTVIFINKIDQAGVDLQSVVQSVRDKLSADIIIKQTVSLSPEIVLEENTDIEAWDAVIENNDKLLEKYIAGEPISREKLVREEQRRVQDASLFPVYYGSAKKGLGIQPLMDAVTGLFQPIGEQGSAALCGSVFKVEYTDCGQRRVYLRLYSGTLRLRDTVALAGREKLKITEMRIPSKGEIVRTDTAYQGEIVILPSDSVRLNDVLGDQTRLPRKRWREDPLPMLRTTIAPKTAAQRERLLDALTQLADTDPLLRCEVDSITHEIILSFLGRVQLEVVSALLSEKYKLETVVKEPSVIYMERPLKAASHTIHIEVPPNPFWASIGLSVTPLSLGSGVQYESRVSLGYLNQSFQNAVRDGIRYGLEQGLFGWNVTDCKICFEYGLYYSPVSTPADFRSLAPIVLEQALKESGTQLLEPYLSFILYAPQEYLSRAYHDAPKYCATIETAQVKKDEVVFTGEIPARCIQAYRTDLAFYTNGRSVCLTELKGYQAAVGQPVIQPRRPNSRIDKVRHMFHKLA from the coding sequence ATGAAAATAATCAATATTGGAATTCTTGCCCATGTAGACGCTGGAAAGACGACCTTGACGGAGAGCCTGCTATATGCCAGCGGAGCCATTTCAGAACCGGGGAGCGTCGAAAAAGGGACAACGAGGACGGACACCATGTTTTTGGAGCGGCAGCGTGGGATTACCATTCAAGCGGCAGTCACTTCCTTCCAGTGGCACAGATGTAAAGTCAACATTGTGGATACGCCCGGCCACATGGATTTTTTGGCGGAGGTGTACCGCTCTTTGGCTGTTTTAGATGGGGCCATCTTGGTGATCTCCGCTAAAGATGGCGTGCAGGCCCAGACCCGTATTCTGTTCCATGCCCTGCGGAAAATGAACATTCCCACCGTTATCTTTATCAACAAGATCGACCAGGCTGGCGTTGATTTGCAGAGCGTGGTTCAGTCTGTTCGGGATAAGCTCTCCGCCGATATTATCATCAAGCAGACGGTGTCGCTGTCCCCGGAAATAGTCCTGGAGGAAAATACCGACATAGAAGCATGGGATGCGGTCATCGAAAATAACGATAAATTATTGGAAAAGTATATCGCAGGAGAACCAATCAGCCGGGAAAAACTTGTGCGGGAGGAACAGCGGCGGGTTCAAGACGCCTCCCTGTTCCCGGTCTATTATGGCAGCGCCAAAAAGGGCCTTGGCATTCAACCGTTGATGGATGCGGTGACAGGGCTGTTCCAACCGATTGGGGAACAGGGGAGCGCCGCCCTATGCGGCAGCGTTTTCAAGGTGGAGTATACAGATTGCGGCCAGCGGCGTGTCTATCTACGGCTATACAGCGGAACGCTGCGCCTGCGGGATACGGTGGCCCTGGCCGGGAGAGAAAAGCTGAAAATCACAGAGATGCGTATTCCATCCAAAGGGGAAATTGTTCGGACAGACACCGCTTATCAGGGTGAAATTGTTATCCTTCCCAGCGACAGCGTGAGGTTAAACGATGTATTAGGGGACCAAACCCGGCTCCCTCGTAAAAGGTGGCGCGAGGACCCCCTCCCCATGCTGCGGACGACGATTGCGCCGAAAACGGCAGCGCAAAGAGAACGGCTGCTGGACGCTCTTACGCAACTTGCGGATACTGACCCGCTTTTGCGTTGCGAAGTGGATTCCATCACCCATGAGATCATTCTTTCTTTTTTGGGCCGGGTGCAGTTGGAGGTTGTTTCCGCTTTGCTGTCGGAAAAATACAAGCTTGAAACAGTGGTAAAGGAACCCTCCGTCATTTATATGGAGCGGCCGCTCAAAGCAGCCAGCCACACCATCCATATCGAGGTGCCGCCCAACCCGTTTTGGGCATCCATAGGACTGTCTGTTACACCACTCTCGCTTGGCTCCGGTGTACAATACGAGAGCCGGGTTTCGCTGGGATACTTGAACCAGAGTTTTCAAAACGCTGTCAGGGATGGTATCCGTTACGGGCTGGAGCAGGGCTTGTTCGGCTGGAACGTAACGGACTGTAAGATTTGCTTTGAATACGGGCTTTATTACAGTCCGGTCAGCACGCCGGCGGACTTCCGCTCATTGGCCCCGATTGTATTGGAACAGGCATTGAAGGAATCGGGGACGCAGCTGCTGGAACCTTATCTCTCCTTCATCCTCTATGCGCCCCAGGAATACCTTTCCAGGGCTTATCATGATGCACCGAAATACTGTGCCACCATCGAAACGGCCCAGGTAAAAAAGGATGAAGTTGTCTTTACTGGCGAGATTCCCGCCCGCTGTATACAGGCATACCGTACTGATCTGGCCTTTTACACCAACGGGCGGAGCGTATGCCTTACAGAGCTGAAAGGATATCAGGCCGCTGTCGGTCAGCCGGTCATCCAGCCCCGCCGCCCGAATAGCCGTATAGATAAGGTTCGGCATATGTTCCACAAGTTAGCTTAA
- a CDS encoding DUF6017 domain-containing protein, whose amino-acid sequence MAVFRVERTRDYTVMCNHHLKDSNLSLKAKGLLSMMLSLPDEWNYTTRGLATICKEGVDAIGKTLKELELAGYIIRRQLRGKDGRISDTEYTIFEKPRKPSPPDTTLPDTENPYLDNPDTEAPDTDNPAQLNTKKSNTQKSNTDLSSTHSFFLPAADGMTDGFEKKAEIREQIEYEILCQQYDRMQLDELVEIMLEVAMNRSPTVKIGRDAEYPTGFVQQRFEKITSMHIEKVMDGIRENTTRVWNTKAYLMAALFNSVSTIDNHYAMLVNHDFHGGP is encoded by the coding sequence ATGGCTGTATTTCGCGTTGAACGGACGCGGGATTACACGGTGATGTGCAACCATCACCTGAAAGACAGCAATCTTTCCCTGAAAGCCAAGGGGCTGCTCTCCATGATGCTCTCCCTCCCCGACGAGTGGAATTACACCACGCGGGGGCTGGCTACGATCTGCAAGGAGGGCGTGGACGCCATCGGGAAAACGCTCAAGGAGCTGGAGCTGGCGGGCTACATCATCCGCCGTCAGCTTCGCGGCAAGGACGGACGCATTTCCGACACGGAGTACACCATCTTCGAGAAGCCCCGAAAGCCCTCTCCACCGGATACGACTTTACCAGATACGGAAAACCCGTATCTGGATAACCCGGATACGGAGGCACCGGATACGGATAATCCCGCGCAATTAAATACTAAGAAATCTAATACTCAAAAATCAAATACTGATCTATCAAGCACTCATTCATTCTTTCTGCCTGCGGCGGACGGAATGACGGACGGATTTGAGAAAAAAGCGGAGATCAGAGAGCAAATCGAATACGAAATTCTCTGTCAGCAGTATGACCGGATGCAGCTTGATGAGCTGGTGGAGATTATGCTGGAGGTTGCTATGAACCGCAGCCCCACGGTCAAGATCGGGCGGGATGCGGAGTATCCCACCGGCTTCGTGCAACAGCGCTTTGAAAAGATTACCTCCATGCACATCGAAAAGGTCATGGACGGTATCCGCGAGAACACTACCCGCGTTTGGAACACGAAAGCCTATCTCATGGCGGCGCTGTTCAATTCCGTTTCCACCATCGACAACCACTATGCCATGCTGGTCAATCACGATTTTCACGGCGGCCCCTAA
- a CDS encoding DUF7768 domain-containing protein — protein MKRPLAYITAPWSENEFENTENAAKYCRAVYDAGFSPVCPTLFLPLFLRDEIPQEHKDGIDMAREYLRRAHVLVVCGSTVDESVKNDIAVAERLRITATTLDGILTVKGQGRRNE, from the coding sequence ATGAAACGCCCCCTTGCCTACATCACCGCTCCGTGGAGCGAGAATGAGTTTGAGAACACCGAAAATGCCGCCAAGTATTGCAGGGCGGTCTATGACGCGGGCTTTTCGCCCGTCTGCCCCACGCTGTTTCTGCCGCTGTTCCTACGCGATGAGATTCCGCAGGAGCATAAGGACGGCATCGACATGGCGCGGGAGTATCTGCGCCGCGCCCATGTGCTGGTGGTCTGCGGCAGCACCGTGGACGAAAGCGTGAAAAACGACATTGCCGTGGCCGAGCGTCTGCGGATCACCGCCACCACGCTGGACGGCATCCTGACCGTCAAGGGACAGGGGCGCAGAAATGAATAA
- a CDS encoding helix-turn-helix domain-containing protein encodes MRNNRLLPYETIVQATSGEPEAVGTVLQYYRRRIQCAARVNGRVDQDTEDYITQTLLTAIFKFRFGR; translated from the coding sequence ATGAGAAATAATAGGCTTCTCCCCTATGAAACAATCGTCCAAGCCACCAGCGGGGAGCCGGAAGCGGTGGGAACTGTATTGCAGTATTACCGCCGCCGCATACAATGTGCCGCCCGTGTGAATGGACGGGTAGACCAAGATACAGAGGACTACATCACCCAGACGCTTCTCACAGCTATTTTCAAGTTCCGCTTTGGGAGATAG
- a CDS encoding relaxase/mobilization nuclease domain-containing protein codes for MATFKHISSKNADYGAAEAYLTFEHDEFTMKPTLDENGRLIPREDYRISSLNCGGEDFAVACMRANLRYEKNQKREDVKSHHYIISFDPRDGTDNGLTVDRAQELGEQFCKEHFPGHQALVCTHPDGHNHSGNIHVHIVINSLRIYEVPLLPYMDRPADTREGCKHRCTNAAMEYFKSEVMEMCHREGLYQIDLLSGSKERITEREYWAAKKGQLALDKENAVREAAGQPTKPTKFETDKAKLRRTIRQALSQAGSFDEFSSLLLREGVTVKESRGRLSYLTPDRTKPITARKLGDDFDKAAVLVLLTQNAHRAAEQSKAILEYPAAVKKLSQGEKTTKTTPADNTLQRMVDREAKRAEGKGVGYDRWAAKHNLKQMAATVTAYQQYGFSSPEELDEACSAAYTAMRESLTELKQMEKTLNGKKELQRQVLAYSKTRPVRDGLKQQKNAKAKAAYRQKYESDFIIADAAARYFRENGISKLPSYKALQAEIETLIQEKNSGYNDYRAKREEYRRLQTVKGNIDQILHRERKPVKRQEQER; via the coding sequence TTGGCAACATTCAAACATATCAGCTCTAAAAATGCGGACTATGGCGCAGCGGAAGCCTATCTCACATTTGAGCATGACGAGTTTACCATGAAGCCCACCCTTGATGAAAACGGGCGGCTGATACCGAGGGAGGATTACCGCATTTCTTCCCTCAACTGTGGGGGCGAGGATTTCGCTGTTGCCTGTATGCGGGCTAATCTCCGCTATGAGAAAAACCAAAAACGGGAAGATGTGAAAAGCCACCACTATATCATCAGCTTTGACCCACGGGACGGGACAGACAACGGCTTGACCGTAGACCGGGCGCAGGAGCTGGGCGAGCAGTTCTGTAAAGAGCATTTCCCCGGACACCAAGCCTTAGTCTGCACCCACCCGGACGGGCATAACCACAGCGGCAATATCCATGTGCATATCGTCATCAACTCCCTGCGGATTTATGAAGTCCCGCTTCTGCCCTACATGGACAGACCAGCCGACACACGGGAGGGCTGCAAGCACCGCTGCACCAACGCCGCTATGGAATATTTCAAGAGTGAAGTCATGGAGATGTGCCACCGGGAGGGGCTTTACCAAATCGACCTCCTAAGCGGCAGCAAGGAACGGATAACCGAACGGGAATACTGGGCGGCAAAGAAAGGACAGCTTGCCCTTGATAAAGAGAACGCTGTCAGAGAAGCCGCAGGACAGCCGACCAAGCCCACCAAGTTTGAAACGGACAAGGCGAAGCTGCGCCGGACGATACGGCAGGCACTTTCCCAAGCTGGCAGCTTTGACGAATTTTCTTCCCTTTTGCTGCGGGAGGGTGTGACCGTCAAGGAGAGCCGGGGGCGGCTTTCCTACCTCACGCCGGACAGGACAAAGCCTATCACAGCCCGGAAGCTGGGGGACGATTTTGACAAGGCTGCTGTCCTTGTCCTGCTTACGCAGAACGCCCACAGAGCCGCCGAACAGAGCAAAGCCATACTCGAATACCCTGCCGCGGTTAAAAAGCTGTCACAAGGGGAAAAAACCACAAAAACCACCCCGGCAGACAACACCTTGCAGCGCATGGTTGACCGGGAAGCCAAGCGAGCCGAGGGCAAGGGCGTGGGCTATGACCGCTGGGCGGCAAAGCACAACCTAAAGCAAATGGCAGCTACCGTTACCGCCTATCAGCAGTACGGCTTTTCTTCCCCGGAGGAACTGGACGAAGCCTGTTCTGCCGCCTATACCGCCATGCGGGAAAGCCTTACAGAGCTGAAGCAGATGGAAAAGACGCTGAACGGGAAAAAGGAGCTGCAACGGCAGGTGCTTGCCTATTCCAAGACCCGCCCTGTCCGGGACGGGCTGAAACAGCAGAAAAACGCCAAAGCAAAAGCAGCCTACCGTCAGAAGTACGAAAGCGACTTTATCATAGCAGACGCAGCCGCCCGCTATTTCAGGGAAAACGGCATTTCCAAGCTGCCGAGCTATAAAGCCCTGCAAGCAGAGATTGAAACCCTTATCCAAGAGAAAAACAGCGGCTACAACGATTACCGGGCAAAACGGGAGGAATACCGCCGCTTACAGACTGTCAAGGGCAATATCGACCAGATTTTACACCGGGAGCGCAAGCCTGTGAAAAGGCAGGAACAGGAACGATAA